AACTCTTTATAATTGTCGACCACCGATTCATCATACAACTCGAGAGACAGGACCCCGCCTAGAACTTAGAAGTTTGTAGACAAAATTTGAAAACAGTGTCTCTCTTTTTTAACATCAAACAGTATATATAACAaagaaagaataataataacatgTTCTAGAAAATTCTTTCTTATAAACCTTTCAAGTCTTTAAATCTTGTTAGTGGCATCATTTAGAAGTAATTCTATAAATATTCAATATATGCACGATGTTCAAGCGGGAATGCTTAAATCGCTCGTCAAGAATATTCTTTCTGTTGGATCCTCGTCATTGACCCATATATGTCTACATAGCCGTAGGTGTGATTCCACAAAGCTATTTTGAATTCCGTGGAAGCTTTCAGAAATAGTGGTcttacttttacaaattttcttATGATTTACGTCACACCATGCCAGTTTTATTAGCATAAATAGACTTTCAGTTATAGACCAATAAACACATTGTACGGACATACTTATcgtgcttctctctctctctctcaccgccTCACGTGACGCTTGATTACATACACAAGGTCTTTGTTTTCTTGTCTTCTTTTTCCAACCATACAGAATGATTCATATTAGTATATGAATTATGAAGCTTTATGTCATTTTGAAAATGTGGAGCCTACAAAGCAAAAACTCTTCGAACTAAACGTATCAACTTATCAATTAAGAAATTTAAATAGAATTGAACATGTGAAATTAAGTCAAAAGCTCATCCATATGAAATAGAAAGACTGAAAAACTAAAAGTTACGAAGCAGATAAAACCTAACTTTTCTTGTTAAAGCTTAACTTAATAAACTATCCTACATGattcattcatataaaataaaaattttaattggcTAAATATGTGTCAAGGAGTTACACTAGGTCATGGTATAAATAAGATGCACATTACAGAAACCGGTATCATTTAATTCAGTATTCCAGTTCATTACTTCATTCTATTTTCTTCAACATTTCAATTTTTGTCCATTTATTTCGTTTCATTTTGGAAACACTctcaatctatatataatataagcaGCTCTCTTCTCCCAGCTCCCTCTagatcactctctctctctctctctccatttttctttttcatccCCTCTCTCTATTTAACTCAATCACTACAAActcataatcaaataaaaacaataaataattaacaGAGACCGGCCTTCACCTAAGTCAGAAGCTCTCTCTTTCCCTCTACATATTCCGTTCTTCTTGCAACACGGAAATGAGCGAGAAGTGGAAGCTGTCGAAAAAGGATGCATCATCTGCTTCCTGCTCATCTTCTAGTTCCTCTAAATCCAAGTTCTCTAGAAGCTTCTCAACGAGTGCTTCCTCAACAAAGGCTCCCGCATTAGTACGGAGCTCATCCACCAAATGTTCAGtgccatcttcttcctcttccatcTCAAGAAGCACCTCGAAGAAAGAGAAAGGATCATCATCTTCCATTACCCAAAAGTACAGTAGCATAGCCAAAGAACAGAAGGGAAGGTTTTACATCATGAGAAGGTGTGTGGCTATGCTTGTTTGCTGGCATAAACATGAT
The sequence above is drawn from the Brassica napus cultivar Da-Ae chromosome A8, Da-Ae, whole genome shotgun sequence genome and encodes:
- the LOC125577189 gene encoding small polypeptide DEVIL 9-like — translated: MSEKWKLSKKDASSASCSSSSSSKSKFSRSFSTSASSTKAPALVRSSSTKCSVPSSSSSISRSTSKKEKGSSSSITQKYSSIAKEQKGRFYIMRRCVAMLVCWHKHDS